A region from the Cyprinus carpio isolate SPL01 chromosome A8, ASM1834038v1, whole genome shotgun sequence genome encodes:
- the plp2b gene encoding proteolipid protein 2b isoform X1 has protein sequence MAETEGSPFGGCLEKMKSYVRTRKGTILTAEILLSFIILICYAASMYGGYSAVAICEMVFAIIFFIVFMMELDKQFLVVNWLWSDLIRAAIGAALYLITSLICVIGGSGDGARIAGGVFGLVAGILFTYDSYTIFLDIKSGRQHTAASTDDTV, from the exons ATGGCAGAAACCGAGGGAAGTCCGTTCGGAGGCTGTTTGGAGAAAATGAAGAGCTACGTGCGAACTCGGAAAGGAACGATCCTGACCGCTGAAATA CTCCTCAGTTTCATCATCCTTATCTGTTACGCCGCGTCAATGTATGGCGGGTATTCAGCGGTCGCCATCTGTGAGATGGTCTTTGCCATCATCTTCTTCATTGTCTTCATGATGGAGCTGGACAAACAGTTCCTGGTGGTGAATTGGCTCTGGAGC GATCTCATCCGCGCTGCAATCGGTGCAGCACTTTATCTCATTACCTCTCTGATCTGTGTGATCGGCGGATCCGGGGACGGGGCTCGCATCGCTGGCGGG GTGTTCGGTCTGGTGGCTGGGATCTTGTTTACTTATGATTCCTACACAATCTTCTTGGACATCAAGAGCGGCAGACAGCATACAGCTGCTTCCACAG ATGACACCGTTTGA
- the plp2b gene encoding proteolipid protein 2b isoform X2, whose product MAETEGSPFGGCLEKMKSYVRTRKGTILTAEILLSFIILICYAASMYGGYSAVAICEMVFAIIFFIVFMMELDKQFLVVNWLWSDLIRAAIGAALYLITSLICVIGGSGDGARIAGGVFGLVAGILFTYDSYTIFLDIKSGRQHTAASTGR is encoded by the exons ATGGCAGAAACCGAGGGAAGTCCGTTCGGAGGCTGTTTGGAGAAAATGAAGAGCTACGTGCGAACTCGGAAAGGAACGATCCTGACCGCTGAAATA CTCCTCAGTTTCATCATCCTTATCTGTTACGCCGCGTCAATGTATGGCGGGTATTCAGCGGTCGCCATCTGTGAGATGGTCTTTGCCATCATCTTCTTCATTGTCTTCATGATGGAGCTGGACAAACAGTTCCTGGTGGTGAATTGGCTCTGGAGC GATCTCATCCGCGCTGCAATCGGTGCAGCACTTTATCTCATTACCTCTCTGATCTGTGTGATCGGCGGATCCGGGGACGGGGCTCGCATCGCTGGCGGG GTGTTCGGTCTGGTGGCTGGGATCTTGTTTACTTATGATTCCTACACAATCTTCTTGGACATCAAGAGCGGCAGACAGCATACAGCTGCTTCCACAG GTCGCTGA